DNA sequence from the Malus domestica chromosome 06, GDT2T_hap1 genome:
TTTCCTACTCTTATTAAATAACCTTTTTCTGCCTCCTCTTTCcaatttttaatctttctgattaaATAAATATGGCAACAAATACCACTTGAAATTACCCTTTTGGTTTCTGCAGTTGTGAGGTTCCGTTTGAGGTAGCATTGTACTGGGGGAGGTCAAAACGGGCTATATAGAGAGCCTTGACTGAGATTTTTTTCACATCAGGTAAAAAAAGCACTTTCTATTTAAGAAGCTTTTTCTTTAGAGAAATACAAGTTACCCAATTTGCAGCTGCTGGTTCCCAGTACAAAtctttgcttgtttccagtGGATTTGTTGGGTTTGTGGTGTTTTTTGCCATAAAACTTGGGGTGCAGAAAGAAGCAAAGAATaagaaaaaagggaaagagGAAAGGTTCAGACGTCAGTGTAGTTTCTTTAAGATTTTGAGAGAACTTTAGGGTACTGAgtacttgttttgtttctagCTTCAAACTTCTGTCGCTGGAAATAGGTACATTTCTGATTGCATTTCGTTTCTTTTTCCTTacattttccttaatttttatgtttatctTTTTGTTTAATGGGATCTCTTAGCTTTTGCCTTCCTAGTGTTTGGATCTTGTTCTTGCTTTGTGAAATTTGCATTTTTTGCTTTATTTGTGTTTCCAAGTTAAATATGTAAGTTTTATTGATATTGGGTTTATTATTTATGAGCAAAGTTTGAATCTTTCCATATTTGGTTGATAGTTAGAGTAGTGTGTGATTTTGCTTTTGCTCCTTATTCCTGTATAGAGatgtatgtttttattttattttattttatttatttgtgggGTTCATGATTTATGAATAAAGATTGGATCTTTATGTTTTCGATTGATTGTTACAGTTACAGTGTGCTCTTAATGAATTATGAATGGTTATTAAATGGGATCTTATGATTTGTGAAAAGGCTTGAAATTCTTGAGGTATTGATTGATGGGTTGAGTGTGATTTCTTGATGTTTTCCTTCGAATTGGAACTTTTTGCAGAAAGAACAATATGGCCAGGGATTATAGTGGTGGATCGCCAAAGCATCACCACATAGAATCCAAGAAGAAGAGGCTCACTTGGATCTTCGGTGTTAGTGCGCTCTGCATAGTATGTTACATGTTAGGAGCTTGGCAAACCACTTCTGCCCCTGTCAATCAATCTGAGCTCTACCAAAGGGTTGGTTGTGATGAAACGCCATCTCAATCCGGGAACAAAACTTCCTCATCCgtgtcatcatcatcatcatcgctTCACTTGGACTTCGAAAGCCATCATCAAGTGGACATCAACAAAACTGAGGCTGTCCAGAAGTTCCCACCGTGTGACATGTCCTACAGCGAGTACACTCCATGCCAGGATGCAACAAGGGGGAGGAAATTCGACAGGAGCATGTTAAAATACAGAGAGAGGCATTGCCCTACCAAAGAAGAACAACTTCTTTGCCTTATTCCTGCTCCACCAAAGTACAAGACCCCTTTCAAGTGGCCTCAGAGTCGTGATTTTGCTTGGTATGACAACATTCCCCACAGAGAACTCAGCATTGAGAAAGCTGTCCAAAATTGGATTCAAGTCGAGGGTGACAGGTTTAGATTCCCCGGGGGAGGTACCGGGTTTCCAAGGGGAGCTGATGCATACATAGATGAAATGAACGCGCTCATTCCTCTCACTAAGGGCAACATCAGAACTGCAATTGATACCGGCTGTGGTGTAAGTAGCACATATATGTGTATAGATGTGTATATAGGTAGTAAATTCTGATGCACTCTCCTGTTTGGGTATTTAGGTAGCCAGTTGGGGTGCTTACCTGTTGAAGAGGGACATCTTGACAATGTCTTTTGCGCCAAGAGATACGCATGCAGCGCAGGTCCAGTTTGCATTGGAGCGTGGAGTTCCTGCTATGATTGGTGTCATGGCTTCGAAGAGGCTTCCCTACCCTGCAAGGGCCTTCGATATGGCTCACTGTTCCCGCTGCTTGATCCCTTGGACGAACTATGGTAAGTGCCTATGTCTCTCTTTCATGTTTGCTTCAACATATTACACTATCTGACATTACTTGAGTTGAAGATTTTGGAGCTGCATACTTCAAATAGGcatgtgtatgtatgtgtgtgtgtatatatatatatgtatatgtgtatatatgtatgtatctatTCACCACTGTGCTTAGACTTAAGATGTTGAAGTAAAATTCACCACTAATTTCATATGATGTGGTTTTGAAAGCATGTGGATCTTCTTTTGAACTATTTTTGCAGATGGTATGTATCTAATTGAAGTGGACAGAGTTCTAAGGCCTGGTGGTTATTGGATTCTTTCCGGGCCGCCTATTCACTGGAAAAAACACTGGAGAGGATGGGAGAGAACTCAACAGGATTTGAAACAAGAGCAAGATTCTATTGAGTCTCTTGCAAAGCGCCTGTGCTGGAAGAAGGTGATCGAGAAGAACGATCTAGCAATCTGGCAAAAACCTATCAATCACGTCGAATGCATTAAGAGCAGGAAGGTGTATAAAACACCACATATATGCAAATCAGACAATCCAGATATGGCTTGGTACTACTTCCTGAGCTTCATTTGtgattttgtttatttgatttGGAATGCGAATTCTCCTGTACTAACTCTGCTTAATGTGGCATGTTTTGTGCTTAAAAGggaaagagaaatggagagTTGCATTTCTCCTCTACCGGAGACGAGCAATCCCAATGATGTTGCTGGTGGGGCGTTGGAGAAGTGGCCTCAGCGTGCATTTGCTATCCCGCCTAGAATCAGCAGTGGTTCAATACCAGGAATCACTGCTGATAAACTCCGTGAGGATAATCAACTGTGGAAGGAAAGGGTGGACCATTACAAGCGGATCGTACCAATTTCCAAGGGAAGGTATAGGAATGTGATGGACATGAATGCTTACCTCGGTGGATTTGCTGCAGCATTGTCAAAATATCCGGTGTGGGTTATGAACACAGTCCCTGCCAACTCAAACCAGGACACTCTTGGAGTGATTTACGAACGGGGTTTCATTGGACATTACCAGGATTGGTGCGAGGCATTGTCCACATATCCCAGAACATACGATTTCATCCACGCTGGGGGAGTCTTCAGCATATACCAGGACAGGTAAAGCTCATTCCACGATAGTTTGCATTTGGTCAtcaagttttgttactttgaggCCTAATGTGGTTTGTACACTGCAGGTGTGACATAACACTCATTTTACTGGAGATGGATAGGATTCTGAGGCCGGAAGGAACTGTTGTGTTTAGGGATACTGTAGAGATCCTGGTGAAAGTAAAGGCGATTA
Encoded proteins:
- the LOC103438678 gene encoding probable methyltransferase PMT18 is translated as MARDYSGGSPKHHHIESKKKRLTWIFGVSALCIVCYMLGAWQTTSAPVNQSELYQRVGCDETPSQSGNKTSSSVSSSSSSLHLDFESHHQVDINKTEAVQKFPPCDMSYSEYTPCQDATRGRKFDRSMLKYRERHCPTKEEQLLCLIPAPPKYKTPFKWPQSRDFAWYDNIPHRELSIEKAVQNWIQVEGDRFRFPGGGTGFPRGADAYIDEMNALIPLTKGNIRTAIDTGCGVASWGAYLLKRDILTMSFAPRDTHAAQVQFALERGVPAMIGVMASKRLPYPARAFDMAHCSRCLIPWTNYDGMYLIEVDRVLRPGGYWILSGPPIHWKKHWRGWERTQQDLKQEQDSIESLAKRLCWKKVIEKNDLAIWQKPINHVECIKSRKVYKTPHICKSDNPDMAWEREMESCISPLPETSNPNDVAGGALEKWPQRAFAIPPRISSGSIPGITADKLREDNQLWKERVDHYKRIVPISKGRYRNVMDMNAYLGGFAAALSKYPVWVMNTVPANSNQDTLGVIYERGFIGHYQDWCEALSTYPRTYDFIHAGGVFSIYQDRCDITLILLEMDRILRPEGTVVFRDTVEILVKVKAITDGMRWKSQILDHESGPFNPEKILLAVKTYWTGEEKKGS